The Chaetodon trifascialis isolate fChaTrf1 chromosome 16, fChaTrf1.hap1, whole genome shotgun sequence genome includes a region encoding these proteins:
- the LOC139344955 gene encoding serine/threonine-protein kinase pim-2-like, translated as MRAVKKGKDADVAGSPSNIQGRGDISDSTDPSVSVRKRKAGDDGGMPRKRMRCSSPTYPTLQCGDVEDGRIRHGKRKASADAGAPKKRSRCSNSPKRKPSDDGEATHDRRSCGSDLSICSTSDSFMEMEDVSCDDNGQVIHNSSSASAEEEAIYQISSSGNTSRAEFENKYHQLDLLARGGFGSVYDGFRKSDLLQVAIKHVPSVAVTRENVYCNGSVYNIIVEVASMLKTAGLPGSAGQSAAVSLLDWYILDQELVLVMEKPVPSMSLPMCLYACGGAFTEDQAKMILRQLVDAAIVMHSKGVFHRDIKTENVLVQFDSPLPRVRIIDFGCSSFSVEAAFHSLLGTPEYFPPEWTDHQVYWARPTTVWQLGALVYQLLPRHEPFTTMDFIQGHIQVNSALSTEVKTLLSMCLARNLVERATLEQLQLKLSSQPT; from the exons ATGCGTGCAGTCAAGAAAGGGAAAGACGCTGATGTTGCCGGATCACCCAGCAACATTCAGGGTAGAGGCGACATCAGCGACTCCACTGACCCCTCGGTtagtgtgaggaagaggaaggctgGAGATGATGGAGGGATGCCCCGCAAGAGGATGAGGTGCAGTAGCCCCACCTACCCCACCTTACAGTGTGGGGATGTGGAGGATGGAAGGATCCGGCATGGCAAGAGGAAGGCCAGTGCTGATGCTGGGGCTCCTAAAAAGAGGAGCAGGTGCAGCAACAGCCCCAAAAGAAAGCCCAGCGATGATGGTGAGGCAACTCACGACAGGAGGAGTTGTGGCTCTGACCTCTCCATCTGTAGCACCTCTGACTCCTTCATGGAAATGGAGGATGTCAGCTGTGATGACAACGGTCAGGTCATCCACAACTCCAGCAGCGCCTCAGCCGAGGAGGAGGCGATCTATCAGATCTCCTCCTCAGGAAACACCAGCAGAG CCGAGTTTGAGAACAAGTACCATCAGCTCGATCTGCTGGCCAGAGGAGGCTTCGGCTCGGTGTACGATGGCTTCCGCAAGTCAGACCTTTTGCAA GTTGCCATCAAGCACGTTCCAAGTGTGGCTGTGACACGTGAAAATGTG TACTGCAATGGGAGCGTGTATAACATCATTGTCGAGGTGGCCTCCATGCTGAAAACCGCAGGTCTACCAGGATCAGCTGGACAATCCGCTGCTGTGTCCCTGCTGGACTGGTATATTCTGGACCAGGAGCTGGTACTGGTTATGGAAAAACCAGTCCCCTCAATGAGCCTCCCGATGTGCCTTTATGCCTGCGGAGGAGCCTTCACTGAAGATCAGGCAAAG atgATCCTCAGACAGCTGGTGGATGCAGCCATTGTCATGCACTCAAAGGGGGTCTTTCACCGTGACATCAAGACAGAAAACGTCCTGGTTCAGTTCGACTCTCCTCTACCACGAGTGCGGATCATCGactttggctgcagcagcttctcagtgGAGGCGGCCTTCCATTCCCTCCTTG GCACGCCTGAATACTTCCCTCCTGAATGGACCGATCACCAGGTGTACTGGGCGCGTCCCACCACCGTTTGGCAGCTGGGTGCGCTCGTCTATCAATTGCTGCCAAGACATGAGCCCTTTACCACCATGGATTTCATCCAAGGGCACATTCAAGTCAACAGTGCACTGTCTACAG AGGTCAAGACACTGCTGTCTATGTGTTTGGCCAGAAACCTCGTGGAGCGAGCCACTCTGGAGCAGCTACAGCTCAAACTCAGCTCTCAGCCCACCTGA